The Kiritimatiellales bacterium genome includes a window with the following:
- a CDS encoding potassium/proton antiporter: MDIVSSSSIIVFAIGILFFISVLANKISDRFGVPMLLMFLAVGMLAGSEGIGRITFDNPAAANFIGIFALAYILFSGGLDTSWTLIKPILRPGLTLATGGVILTAAITGLFAWWILGDLFEGMLIGAIVSSTDAAAVFSIMRSRGVSLKGSLKPLLELESGSNDPMAVLLTTSVLSLLGVNGATWYELLGSVVVRMALGVVLGYFFGRAAAWIFNRTRLEYEGLYPVLSMSLVLITYSLTDMLFGNGFLAVYTCGIVLGNKDFLFKHYLKKFHDGLGWLMQIILFVTLGMLVVPSQLLGTVAKDGLLIAVALMFVARPAAVYIGLWKSKFTLPECTLTAWTGLRGSVPIVLATFPFTAGYENSTEIFNIVFFIVIASVLLQGKTLMVVARWLNVDKPLVNRPDYPLEFERRAGVKSETREIDIPPDSCACGKQIMDLGLPAGALILLIRRGNEFIVPKGSTRIEAYDTLMFIAGVEDLKIAQELLLTAAEDVDEAVEGDEQQQNNA, from the coding sequence ATGGATATAGTTTCTTCCTCTTCAATTATTGTTTTTGCCATCGGAATCCTGTTTTTCATCAGCGTGCTGGCGAATAAAATTTCCGACCGGTTCGGTGTACCGATGCTGCTGATGTTCCTTGCGGTCGGAATGCTCGCCGGCAGTGAAGGTATCGGGCGGATCACATTTGATAATCCGGCGGCGGCCAATTTCATTGGTATTTTTGCCTTGGCCTACATTCTGTTTTCCGGCGGTCTTGACACGAGCTGGACGTTGATTAAACCGATCCTGCGCCCGGGACTGACTCTGGCTACCGGCGGCGTAATTCTCACCGCCGCAATCACCGGTTTGTTCGCGTGGTGGATTCTCGGCGATCTGTTCGAAGGTATGCTTATCGGCGCGATTGTTTCTTCAACCGATGCGGCGGCAGTGTTCTCCATCATGCGTTCACGCGGTGTCAGCTTGAAAGGCAGCCTGAAACCGCTGCTCGAGCTGGAATCCGGCAGCAACGACCCGATGGCGGTGCTGTTAACCACCTCCGTACTCAGTCTGCTCGGCGTCAATGGTGCAACCTGGTACGAGCTGCTTGGCTCAGTGGTTGTCCGGATGGCGCTAGGCGTTGTATTGGGCTACTTTTTTGGCCGTGCCGCTGCCTGGATTTTTAACCGTACCCGGCTGGAATATGAGGGGCTTTATCCGGTGCTCAGCATGAGCCTTGTGCTGATCACTTACTCATTGACCGACATGCTGTTCGGTAATGGATTCCTCGCTGTTTACACTTGCGGAATTGTTCTCGGCAACAAAGATTTTCTCTTCAAACACTACCTCAAAAAATTTCACGACGGCCTCGGCTGGCTGATGCAGATCATTTTGTTCGTCACCCTCGGAATGCTTGTTGTTCCGTCGCAACTGCTCGGCACTGTTGCTAAAGACGGTTTGCTGATCGCCGTTGCGCTGATGTTTGTTGCGCGTCCGGCCGCTGTGTACATCGGACTCTGGAAATCAAAATTCACTCTGCCGGAATGCACGCTTACCGCGTGGACCGGATTGCGCGGATCGGTGCCGATTGTGCTCGCAACCTTTCCCTTTACTGCCGGCTACGAAAATTCCACCGAAATTTTTAACATCGTATTTTTTATTGTCATCGCGTCCGTACTGCTGCAGGGCAAAACTCTCATGGTGGTGGCGCGGTGGCTGAACGTCGATAAACCGCTTGTCAACCGTCCCGACTATCCGCTCGAATTTGAACGGCGCGCCGGTGTAAAAAGTGAAACGCGTGAAATTGATATTCCGCCGGATTCCTGTGCCTGCGGCAAACAGATTATGGACCTTGGACTGCCGGCCGGTGCACTGATTCTGCTTATCCGGCGCGGCAACGAATTCATTGTACCCAAAGGCAGCACCCGCATTGAGGCCTACGACACGCTCATGTTTATTGCCGGTGTTGAAGATCTCAAGATTGCACAGGAACTCCTGCTGACTGCGGCCGAAGACGTGGATGAAGCGGTTGAAGGCGATGAACAGCAGCAGAATAATGCATAA